The Alistipes finegoldii DSM 17242 DNA segment TACGTCGTCGGTTTCGCCGAAAAGGCGCTGGCCCGCACGCAGGGCGGCGTGGTGGCGGCCGTGGCGCTGGTGATGCTCTTCTGGGCCATAATCCGGGTCTTCGGCTCGATCGAAAGCGCCTTCAACAACATCTGGGAGGTCAAGGTCGAACGCAGCGTGACGCGCCAGTACACCGACTATATCGCCGTGGTGATGATCGTTCCGGTGCTGTGGGTCGTGGCCAATGCCGTAGGCAACTACACCCAGCAGCTGCTGGGATTCGACGGCAGCTGGTATTTCGACCTGCTCTCGCGCTTCGCGTCGATGTTCATCATCTGGGTGATGTTCACCATCCTGTATATCATCATCCCCAACACCAAAGTCAAATTCAAGAGCGCGCTGATGGCGGGCATCGTCGCCGGCACGCTCTTCCTGCTCTTTCAGTGGGGCTATATCTACATTCAGCGGTGGATGACCTCCTATAACGCCATCTACGGCAGTTTCGCGGCCCTTCCGCTGCTGCTGATCTGGCTCCAGACCTCGTGGCAGATCCTGCTGTTCGGCGGCGAGCTGTCGTTCGCCTACCAGAATATCGCCCGCTTCGGCGAGGAGCGCGAATCGCTGCTGATAAGCTACGACCAGCGGCGCAAGATCCTGCTGGCCGTGATGCTCTCCGTGGTGCGGCACTTCCGCGAAAAGGGCGGTGCAACGCCCGCCGACGTGATCCGCGCACGGCTCGGACTGCCCACGCGCATCGTCAACGACGTACTCTACCAGCTCGTGCAGGCCGGACAGCTCATCGCCGTGCCTTCGGGCGACGGCGAACGCGAAGTGGCCTTCGCCCCGGCGCACGACACCGGGACGCTGACCGTCTACGGGGTGCTCGAAGCGGTCGAAGCGTCGGGGCAGACGACCGTCGATCTGGCCCGCAACGCCGAACTGACCCGCATCGACCGGGAGTTGGAGAACCTGAAGGAAACGGCCCGCAAATCGCAGGACAACGTGCGGCTGGTGGACCTGCTTTAACGAAACGACAAAGAAACTTATGGAACGCGCAGTAATCATCGGAAGCGGCAACCTCGCGGAAGCATTGGCGCAGGCCGTCGCCCGAAGCGGCCTGAAACTCGTACAGCTCTTCGCCCGCAACGCCCAGCGCGGAAAGACGGTCGCCGCACTCGCCGGCACCCAATGGACCTCGGACCCGGCCGGGCTGGCCGAAGCCGACATCTACCTGATCGCAGTAAGCGACCGGGCCGTAGCGGAAGCGGCCGCTTCGCTGCCCATTCCCGCGGGGGCCGTCGTGGCCCACACCGCCGGAAGCGTGCCGCTCGAAGCCCTGCCCGACCGCCCCACGACGCGCCGGGCCGTCTTCTATCCCCTCCAGACCTTCACCAAGGGCCGCGAAGTGGATTTTTCGCAGATTCCCGTCTTTCTCGAAACCGACGACGAAGCCCTGCGCCCGGAGCTGGAAGCCTTCGCCCGCCGTCTCTCGCGCACGGTGATCTGGGCCGACTCGGCCTGCCGGGCAAAAGCGCATCTCGCGGCGGTTTTCGCCTGCAATTTCGTCAATCACATGTACGCCGTCGCAGAGCGCATCGCCGGCAGTGCGGGACTTCCGTTCGACGTGCTCAAGCCGCTGATCGCCCAGACCGCCGCCAAGGCGCTCGACGCGGCCTCCCCGGCCGACGTGCAGACAGGTCCCGCCGTGCGCAACGACACCGGAACCCGCGCCCGCCACTGCGCCCTGCTCGACGACGACCTGCAACTCAAGAACATCTATTCAATCATAAGCAACAGCATATGGGAAACTTCAAAGAAGATATAGCGCGCACCGAAGCCTTCGTCTTCGACGTGGACGGCGTGATGACCGACGGCGGCATCATCCCCACACTCGACGGCGACTTCATCCGCCGCTACAACGCCAAGGACGGCTATGCGCTGGCCTACGCGATCAAAATGGGCTACAAGGTCTGCATCATCACCGGAGGACGCGGCAAGACCCTCGAAAACCGGCTGAAGATGCTGGGCGTCACGCGGGCCTACATCGACTGCATGGACAAGATCAGCGCCCTGCACGAATACTTCGCCGAGGAGGGCATCGACCCCCGGAACGCAATCTACATGGGCGACGACATCCCCGATCTGGAGTGCATGCGCGAAGTGGGCATCCCGGTCTGCCCGGCCGACGCAGCCGCCGAAGTGATCGAAGCGTCGCGTTACGTCTCCGAATTCAAGGGCGGCGAAGGGGCCGTGCGCGACATCGTCGAGCAGGTGCTCCGCG contains these protein-coding regions:
- a CDS encoding YhjD/YihY/BrkB family envelope integrity protein, which encodes MKISEIFTYFTDTIFRRDINEWRNPVIRWLVQQYRLLFYTARGLLEHGMIVRSAALTFYTLMSLVPIVAVVFAVVKGFGLADGLIDNLYALFPQNPEIIDYVVGFAEKALARTQGGVVAAVALVMLFWAIIRVFGSIESAFNNIWEVKVERSVTRQYTDYIAVVMIVPVLWVVANAVGNYTQQLLGFDGSWYFDLLSRFASMFIIWVMFTILYIIIPNTKVKFKSALMAGIVAGTLFLLFQWGYIYIQRWMTSYNAIYGSFAALPLLLIWLQTSWQILLFGGELSFAYQNIARFGEERESLLISYDQRRKILLAVMLSVVRHFREKGGATPADVIRARLGLPTRIVNDVLYQLVQAGQLIAVPSGDGEREVAFAPAHDTGTLTVYGVLEAVEASGQTTVDLARNAELTRIDRELENLKETARKSQDNVRLVDLL
- a CDS encoding Rossmann-like and DUF2520 domain-containing protein, with product MERAVIIGSGNLAEALAQAVARSGLKLVQLFARNAQRGKTVAALAGTQWTSDPAGLAEADIYLIAVSDRAVAEAAASLPIPAGAVVAHTAGSVPLEALPDRPTTRRAVFYPLQTFTKGREVDFSQIPVFLETDDEALRPELEAFARRLSRTVIWADSACRAKAHLAAVFACNFVNHMYAVAERIAGSAGLPFDVLKPLIAQTAAKALDAASPADVQTGPAVRNDTGTRARHCALLDDDLQLKNIYSIISNSIWETSKKI
- a CDS encoding KdsC family phosphatase: MGNFKEDIARTEAFVFDVDGVMTDGGIIPTLDGDFIRRYNAKDGYALAYAIKMGYKVCIITGGRGKTLENRLKMLGVTRAYIDCMDKISALHEYFAEEGIDPRNAIYMGDDIPDLECMREVGIPVCPADAAAEVIEASRYVSEFKGGEGAVRDIVEQVLRARGDWAKNSEGVTPSSLAASR